In the genome of Cryptomeria japonica chromosome 8, Sugi_1.0, whole genome shotgun sequence, one region contains:
- the LOC131045342 gene encoding COP1-interacting protein 7, giving the protein MKAETRLHSAVFQLTPTRTRCELVISAEGETEKLASGLLKPFLTHLKTAEEQIAKGGYSIRLEPPIASNQHATWFTKGTIERFVRFVSTPEVLERVDTIETEIIQIEEAIAIQCSDAFVTEEQTPKSISSQQKEASRPILDEDSESAIVPYKSRRHSVDGIEPAHGGNSKACLLRVLETRKIVLQKEQGMAFARATAAGFDMEHMQDLCSFADCFGAFRLREACIKFTNLWKKKQETGLWLEEMDLETMETSSTRSEMALMNASGITLTSESVIVQRLKPKDFPDGWSDVTSEVGNSKISSHDDMTIHGKSNVAEGSTDANGENTGLNYNRENKLSLEGQVSPALAGNNDFAQGHFQQPMMPVWTGQAPQHMQNFLSYGVGPQPTMQGLPGFHMQGAPYYHGNPSNPPFYQGVYPQADNYQGLGVPPQHLQPRWPLYAEDPRFATAQMTESSAMTGMSLDMKHHSINERDTTIKSETSDTGSPKSLSKSLNLLGQDTDSEPEREYMPSQELNRHLHRRSKSPHRRSSSPHRKIQIGRAGNKRSGMVVIRNINYITSKRSDKTGRDDISENSNSEMDSNGEDDLKQQAEDVQLCVHDMIGLFEKRQESAESLTKKQGSKYSADSQNSRNNKGNGTRNDPATEADQKDDENESWSIFQKYLLQDDESTQNNIDNVDNVDQGGKQKTENVDDMIVAHRDVLGSKGWEANNVIRLEQELVPKKKEQDLAKDSFILPERVREDALLDGRGIGESEKSSIPKKSITYDDLFVSREVGQTTSDGASSDPFASGEFKYTTNQQSDYLRTDKSYGQGIGDDSFMVSTRSIPQYQTGNEWRTIMNIDSELSAEKEENSSHGMPHQQHETTNDYECDELYIMPERISERESLGVLWDPAMDYKMQANMADKVDPHSGHTGIFDEIKSPEDKANSKMKENPKSKKSEKDLQLKVMQEVLEKRKAEMAARIPRLGKPNPLAEAQMRAEKLRVFKANLQKTKKEMEERERNRLEQLKIQRQKRIAARRSSSPTSSSSTSQTMKPQLKTGHASTLLSPSSQKGRTSRNLSPGGSFPSPSGSRYITRSSSEITNDVMTRKKNLQSRTKPTGTSLSRSVPSLSELKKEQEGTYPVSRRLSATKKSTDQIISSKNGKEGSIKPNGTTTHATARALDNLDHKKRHLTATRKSIVTGSESKNKDTSLQKSSKHTSVLASQKGKGSILAADVGNKKSEGNLETNISSADDNDAVLQDEEKCPESVEPGHLMVRAEVSVELKDQENGSISDKSEMKAGLGSGCVPISVPASTNAGGISSQGQFESLLESCHAMQPEAVFIRTPVSLVEENEIEKVCQRESVPFSSYDMHNTPHSVDSDVREDEKNVVQASSSIIQRSNTNESYQAPLARMTSFEDTSYNKFSAYDAPLAPETSSGPPGIFIPRDPVSENNSPLALSSDFPNLSSLSQNVPNIPQFTSPTANCGSVDASHSRQKGSSGEKPKDSSKGFKRLLKFGRKGHNSSTPAINADANQLREMGSRTSEDQGGRLEATIDSGTTMSQLSGGAISDNGISSQAHSLGNLISHDDNSSATHTHKASRSFFSLSNFRSKGSETKSR; this is encoded by the exons TCAAGAAGACATTCAGTTGATGGGATTGAACCAGCACATGGAGGAAATTCAAA AGCATGCTTGCTTAGGGTCTTGGAGACACGGAAAATTGTGTTGCAGAAAGAACAAGGAATGGCCTTTGCTCGAGCTACAGCTGCTGGGTTTGACATGGAGCATATGCAAGATTTATGTTCCTTTGCAGATTGCTTTGGGGCTTTTCGCCTTCG AGAAGCCTGCATAAAATTTACGAACTTATGGAAGAAAAAGCAAGAAACTGGGCTTTGGTTGGAAGAAATGGACTTAGAAACCATGGAGACCTCTTCAACTCGATCAGAGATGGCTCTTATGAATGCTTCTGGGATCACATTGACTAGTGAATCTGTTATTGTTCAGCGTCTAAAACCAAAGGACTTTCCTGATGGATGGTCTGATGTTACAAGTGAAGTTGGCAATTCAAAAATTTCTTCTCATGATGATATGACCATCCATGGAAAGTCAAATGTGGCTGAAGGTTCAACAGATGCCAATGGGGAGAACACTGGCTTGAATTATAACAGAG AGAACAAGTTATCTCTGGAAGGTCAGGTATCACCAGCACTGGCTGGAAATAATGATTTTGCTCAAGGCCATTTCCAACAGCCTATGATGCCGGTATGGACAGGCCAAGCTCCACAACACATGCAGAATTTTCTATCTTATGGTGTTGGACCTCAACCTACCATGCAAGGGCTTCCTGGGTTTCATATGCAAGGTGCACCTTATTATCATGGTAATCCTTCAAATCCTCCCTTTTATCAGGGTGTGTATCCTCAAGCAGATAATTATCAAGGTTTAGGTGTGCCTCCCCAACATTTACAACCCCGCTGGCCTCTATATGCTGAAGATCCAAGGTTTGCTACAGCTCAAATGACAGAATCATCTGCCATGACTGGAATGTCTTTGGATATGAAACATCATTCAATTAATGAGAGGGACACAACTATAAAATCAGAGACTTCAGATACAGGAAGTCCAAAATCTCTTTCAAAGTCACTGAACCTTTTAGGCCAGGATACTGATTCTGAACCAGAGAGAGAATATATGCCCAGTCAAGAATTAAATAGACATCTGCATCGAAGGTCCAAATCCCCACACAGAAGATCCTCTTCTCCACATAGGAAGATACAGATTGGGCGGGCTGGAAACAAGCGATCTGGCATGGTGGTTATTCGCAATATCAATTATATTACATCAAAAAGATCTGATAAAACAGGCAGAGATGACATTTCAGAAAATTCCAACTCAGAGATGGATAGTAATGGTGAAGATGATCTTAAACAACAAGCTGAAGATGTTCAGTTATGTGTCCATGATATGATTGGCCTTTTTGAGAAGCGCCAGGAATCTGCAGAATCTTTGACAAAAAAGCAAGGCTCTAAGTACTCTGCAGATAGTCAGAATTCCAGGAATAATAAAGGTAATGGTACAAGAAATGACCCCGCTACAGAAGCCGACCAAAAAGATGATGAGAATGAGAGTTGGAGTATCTTCCAGAAATATCTTTTGCAAGATGATGAATCAACtcagaacaatattgacaatgttgaTAATGTAGACCAAGGTGGTAAGCAAAAGACTGAAAATGTGGACGACATGATTGTGGCTCACAGAGATGTTCTAGGATCAAAAGGCTGGGAAGCAAACAATGTAATTCGTCTTGAGCAAGAGTTGGTTCCCAAGAAGAAAGAACAGGATCTAGCTAAAGATTCATTTATTTTACCTGAACGGGTTCGCGAAGATGCATTATTGGATGGTCGGGGAATCGGTGAGAGTGAGAAATCTTCAATTCCCAAAAAGTCAATAACTTATGATGATCTGTTCGTTTCTAGAGAAGTGGGGCAGACAACTTCAGATGGTGCCAGCTCAGATCCATTTGCTAGTGGAGAATTTAAGTATACAACCAATCAGCAGAGTGATTATCTACGTACAGACAAGAGTTATGGGCAAGGTATAGGGGATGATTCTTTCATGGTCTCTACTAGATCTATTCCACAGTATCAAACTGGTAATGAGTGGAGGACAATCATGAATATTGACTCTGAACTCTCTGcagaaaaagaggaaaattcttCTCATGGTATGCCACATCAGCAACATGAAACTACAAATGATTATGAATGTGATGAGCTATACATTATGCCAGAGCGCATATCTGAAAGGGAGTCCTTAGGTGTACTGTGGGATCCGGCTATGGACTATAAGATGCAGGCTAATATGGCTGATAAGGTAGATCCTCATTCTGGCCATACTGGCATATTCGATGAGATCAAATCTCCAGAAGACAAGGCAAATTCTAAAATGAAGGAAAATCCAAAATCAAAGAAGTCAGAAAAGGATCTGCAATTAAAAGTCATGCAAGAGGTATTGGAGAAAAGAAAAGCAGAAATGGCTGCTAGGATCCCAAGACTAGGAAAACCAAATCCACTAGCTGAAGCACAAATGCGTGCAGAGAAGTTACGGGTGTTCAAAGCGAACTTACAGAAAACCAAGAAGGAGATG GAAGAGAGAGAAAGAAACCGGCTTGAACAATTAAAGATACAAAGACAAAAGAGGATTGCAGCTAGACGAAGTTCCAGTCcaacttcatcttcatcaactTCACAAACCATGAAGCCGCAACTTAAGACTGGTCATGCTAGTACATTATTGTCTCCCAGTTCACAAAAAGGACGAACATCTAGAAACCTGAGTCCTGGGGGTTCTTTCCCTAGTCCATCTGGTTCTAGGTATATTACGAGGTCCTCAAGTGAAATAACAAATGATGTGATGACCCGCAAGAAAAACCTACAAAGCCGCACAAAACCTACTGGAACTAGTCTTAGTAGATCTGTGCCATCCTTGTCTGAGCTGAAGAAGGAACAGGAAGGGACGTATCCAGTTAGTAGAAGATTATCTGCTACTAAGAAGAGCACCGATCAAATTATTTCCTCTAAGAATGGAAAAGAAGGTAGCATAAAACCTAATGGTACAACAACACACGCAACTGCACGTGCTTTAGACAATCTGGATCATAAGAAACGTCATTTAACTGCAACAAGGAAAAGCATTGTTACAGGAAGTGAATCAAAGAACAAGGATACAAGCTTGCAGAAGTCTTCAAAGCACACCAGTGTGCTGGCGTCTCAGAAAGGAAAAGGAAGTATCTTGGCTGCTGATGTTGGAAATAAGAAGTCAGAGGggaatttggaaactaatatttcAAGTGCAGATGATAATGATGCTGTATTACAAGATGAAGAAAAATGTCCAGAATCTGTTGAGCCAGGTCATCTCATGGTTAGAGCAGAAGTTTCAGTTGAACTTAAAGACCAAGAAAATGGTTCTATTTCAGACAAATCAGAAATGAAAGCCGGGCTTGGTTCTGGGTGCGTTCCTATCAGTGTTCCAGCTTCAACTAATGCTGGGGGTATTTCTAGTCAGGGCCAATTCGAGTCACTTTTAGAGTCTTGCCATGCCATGCAGCCTGAAGCAGTTTTCATTAGAACCCCAGTATCTTTGGTTGAAGAAAATGAGATTGAAAAGGTTTGTCAAAGAGAATCAGTTCCTTTTAGTTCATATGATATGCACAACACTCCTCATTCTGTAGATTCTGATGTAAGAGAGGATGAAAAAAATGTTGTACAAGCTTCATCATCAATAATTCAAAGAAGTAATACAAATGAATCATATCAAGCACCATTAGCACGTATGACATCCTTTGAGGATACATCTTATAATAAATTTAGTGCATATGATGCTCCTCTAGCCCCTGAAACATCATCTGGACCTCCTGGAATCTTCATTCCCAGGGATCCTGTATCTGAAAACAATAGTCCTCTTGCTTTAAGTTCAGATTTTCCAAATTTAAGTTCACTATCACAGAATGTGCCTAATATTCCACAGTTCACCTCACCAACAGCTAACTGTGGAAGTGTGGATGCTTCTCATTCCCGTCAAAAGGGGAGCAGCGGAGAAAAGCCCAAGGATAGTTCTAAAGGATTCAAAAGACTCCTGAAGTTTGGTAGGAAGGGGCATAATAGCTCAACACCTGCCATTAATGCAGATGCAAATCAGCTGAGAGAGATGGGAAGTAGAACGTCTGAAGATCAAGGGGGCAGACTTGAGGCAACTATAGATTCTGGTACCACAATGAGCCAACTATCAGGGGGGGCAATATCAGATAATGGCATTTCTAGCCAAG CACATTCTCTTGGAAACCTTATTTCTCACGATGATAATAGTTCTGCGACCCATACACACAAAG CATCACGCTCCTTCTTTTCACTTTCAAATTTCCGGAGCAAGGGAAGTGAAACAAAATCTAGATGA